Sequence from the Leishmania braziliensis MHOM/BR/75/M2904 complete genome, chromosome 11 genome:
GTTTGTTGGCGGGAGCCGCCTTGTGTTCCTGGACGAGCCGACTGCCGGGCTGGACGTtggcgcgcggcggcagacgtgggagctgctgcgccgcatgtcgcgtgcgcgcacgctgctgctgacgacgCACTTCATGGACGAGGCCGATCTGCTGGGACAGCGGATCGGGATCATGAGCCACGGGCGGCTGAAGTGTACGGGTAGCAGCCTGTTCCTCAAGTCGCGGCTCGGCGTGGGCTACAACATCGTCATCTCTGTCGACCCCGAGCTGGACCCCGCTGCTGTGGACGACGCGGTGCTGGGCACGGTGGATGGCGCGAAGCCGCTTGGGCGGAACGGGTGCGAGCTGTCGTACCAGCTGCCTGTGCGGAGCGCGAGCCAGTTCCCGGCACTGCTGGCCGAGATCGACTCCGTGGAGGCGGACGGCATTCGCGGCTACTCGCTGGCTGCGacgacgctggaggaggtgttCCTGAAGGTGTCCGAGGAGGACATCGCGGGCCGCAGCGAGGCTGTGTCGCAGGCGAGCGTGGAGCGGATCTGGAACTGCGAGGTGGCGCCGTCGGCGCTGTGGTTGCAATTCCGCGTGTCGATGGCGAAGCGCCTCTGGaacgcgctgcgcgaccgcAAGATGCAGTGCTTCCAGATTGTGTGCCCAGTCGTCTGCATTCTGATCGCAATGCTGCTGAGTCTCGTGCAGTACCGCGACCCTCAGTCGCTCACCTACGACTATGCAATGTTCGCCGGTAAGGCAAATCCCGTGGTATTGACAGCCGGCTGCGACGCGCTGTGGGGAAGCGAGCCGCGCCCGGTCGGGTATGAGGTGAATGAGACACATTTTTCGACAAGTGGCATGCTCTCGGACTACCTGCTGGACACGTGGTACGTGCACGACGTGTCGCGCTTCGGTGGTGTAGCGTGTAATGATCCCGAGATGCGTGGCAACTTGTCCTCGTATGTTCAAAACGTTTTCTTCGTGAATACGAGCTCGCGTCATCAGGCTGCTATCAGCCTTGCCACGTACTATGACCTACTTGCAAAGAAGAGTGGAGTGGAGGGGGTTTACGTCAAGCACAGCGCCACTTTGATGCATAAGCCGGAACCGTTGAGCGGCTTGACATTCTTCTTCATGGGCTCCCTCATCCTGATTCCCATGAGCTTTTTGCCGTCGAATCCCGTGGCGTgggtggtgaaggagcgGCAATGCGGCTCGCGGCATCTGCAGAACCTGTGCGGGCTGAACTTCTTTGTGTACTGGGCGGCGAACTTTGTGTTCGACATGGCGGCGTACTTCGTCAcgatgctgctgtgcatcCTCATCTTTGCCATCTTCAACCGGCAGGAGTTCATCGGGCATGACCGCATTGGTGGCACGCTCGTGCTGTTCGTTGTGTACGGTCTCACGAGCACCGTTGGCGCGTACGCGCTGAGCTTCCTGTTCAAGGAGCACTCGTCTGCGCAGACGAtggtgatggcggtgtgTTTGGTGCTCGGTTTTCTTTTAAACGTCACGGTGTTTGTGCTGACGCTTCGAGAGGATACCACGAGCATAGCAGACAACCTCCGCTTCGTCTTCCGACTCATACCCTCCTACGTTGTTGGGGAGGGTATCGTAGACCTCTTGATGTTCAATAGCATCCGCATTATTGGGCGTGCACAATCTGTCTGGGACATGGACCAGCTTGGGTGGCCGCTTGTGTACATGTCGGTGGAGTTCCCTGTATTCTGGCTGATCACACTGTTTGTAGACCACCCTGCGGTGGGGCAGTTCTTCGACCGACTGAGGTATAACCCCAGCACGGAGCCCATTTTGGCCCCTGATGAGGACGTTGATGTCACGGAGGAGCGCGCCGGTGTGCTCAACGCGTGCAAGCATGGCGACTGTACGGATGTGGTGCGCGTCGTGGACCTGCAGAAGCGATACCGAAACGGTAATGTGGCTGTGAAGGGCGTCACGTTCTCGATCTTTCCCGGGGAGGTGTTCGGGCTCCTGGGGACTAACGGCGCGggcaagacgacgacgatctCGATGCTgtgccagcagctcctgccgACGGGCGGCcgcgcgtacgtgtgcggGTACGACATCGTTGagcagcgcgaggaggcgctgcggtgcatcgGGTACTGCCCGCAGTTCGACGCGACGCTGGACCTgctgacggtggaggagcagctgcagctgtacGCTGGCATCCGCGGGATCGTGCGCGCGGAGTGGCCTGCGCTTGTGGACGCGCTGTGCACGCTGTGCGAGCTGACGATGTACCGCCAGACGGTGACGGGCGCGCTGTCCGGCGGCAACCGGCGCAAGCTGtctgtggcggtggcgctggtgggcGGCCCGCAGGTGGTCTTCCTGGACGAGCCGTCGGCCGGCATGGACCCCGTTGCGCGACGCGGGATGTGGACTGCGATCCAGCGCGCCGCGGGGCACTGCTCCGTTGTGCTGACGACGCACCActtggaggaggtggaggcgcttgCGGACATTGTAGCGATCATGGTGCGCGGGTACGTGCGGTGCATTGGCGACAAGGTGCACCTGAAGAACAAGTTCGGCAGCGCCTTCGAGGTGAGCGCGCGGCTTGCGTCGGCGAAGTGGGCGAGGTGCTTTGAGTCGTTCATGAAGGCGGAGTTCCCCGAGGCCGTGGTGGTTGAAGGCGCGGACCGGCGGTTCGTGTACCAGCTGCCGCGCGACCGCGGCTTTGGCGACGTGTTCCAGACGTTCCAGGCGAACAAGGAGCGGCTGCACGTCACAGACTACAGTGTGTCGCAGACGTCTATTGAGCAGGTCTTCCTGCGTGTTAGCGAAACCTCAAAGCATCTGTAGATCGTGTCGATAGTCGTGGCACTGAAAGGTGGTGTGGCCTCATACGCGAAGTGGCATGTTAGCGAGTTGGTGGTATTTTTCACCTCTCCGGGCGAGTGTCTTCCCGCAGCGACATGTACAGGTGGGGGTGTGTACTGCGGAGAGGTCGTATACCCTTCGGCGCAGCGGAGTTGTGCCCTCTGCTTGATTCGTTCCTTCACAGCACATTTGTGGTTGGTTTATCGTCTTTATTGTTGTTGTCGGGTGTCTTTAAGGGTTTTTTGCTGCGGAATTTCGAGTTCTGCGCACGCGAGCACATtcacacccatacacacacgcaagccCCCACGCCATAACACGCCTTACGTGCTGTCCGTGTAGGGCGGACTTATCCATCTCTGTACATCGAAGCAGCGGTTGTCGTGAGACCTGTGTGTATCGGCTGCGCGCAGGCAACGGTTTCAATGGACTctcctgtgtgcgtgtgtacgtgtactCGTGTCTCTATCTGTTGCGCATGTCTTTCTCCGCATATGCGGTTGCTGTACCCATCGATGTCTCCTTATTTCTTCTTCGTGTGTGGCTGTGCCGAAGCGGCAGTGTCCCCAGCACCCGCCCACCGAGACGTGGCAGATCACCGGCTCACTGACCGGGCCGGTGACACTTCCTGTGTTACGTCCTCCATTATGCGTTTCTGCtcgccgctttttttttttctccctcacGTTGATGTCCGATAGTTTCGCCCCTCCATTCCGTGTCGCTTTCCGTTTCTTTGCTCGAATGTGCTTACCTTCTGCGGTGCTGGCCGCACTttatctctctctcgcttcacCAGACTACCCTCCTCGCTCTTAGTATCTGCGAATTATGTCCTCGCATGTCTACACTGtattttctctttccctctcgttTGTGAGCTGTGTGTGCTCCGTGAGGTGTGCTTTGTGTATACGCTTACTATTTTTTCCACCTCCTCATGTGCATGCGGACGAATGCCATTCATGGCTCCGCGTAAccgatggtgatggtgaggCTCCTCACCGCACCCTTGTGTGTAAGGGGATCAAGAAGGACAACGAAGAAAGCTTTGGCGGCTGACGTTTCGTAGACAAGGCTTCTCAGTTACCCATCCCTGTGCTGAGGCACGCACGTGCAGAGGAGTTTGTATGTACTTCTTGAGGAGCCGCTGTTGTCGATGCGggcgctgcttctcgctctcgctttTTTCCTCTGTGTCTCACCGACACGAAGGGGCTGAAGGCCTTACTCTCACCTCCCATAAGTTCAAACCAACTCACCCAAAACACCGCCAACTATGGCGGCGGGGGTGTTGCTCTTAGTGGCACTtgctgtgcttctctctctacactTTTTCTGCTTTTTGTGGTTAATGCTTCTGCTTCTTACGTATGTGCACGCCATGggtggtgtgcgcgcgcgttgcTTTGctccgctgctctctctgcttgtttcctctttgctcgcttccctcccctcccctcccctccctcctcgatGTCTTCCGTTCGGTGGCCTGTGTGATGTGAGCTCTTCTATTGGCTATACATGTTGGCTCGCATGCTCTTGTTTCCTACTTTGTGTTGAGTTGGGCGGGCTGAGAGGACGACAGGGGAATTGCGCGACTATGCGGCAAGTTACGAGGACTGTGGAAGTGATTACAGAAGGTGTAGGAGGAaggggcgaagagggaaagagaaacaaagcgAGAAAACACTGCGTATTGCTCGTATTTCACCGAAGACTCTTCATGCGGAGCTGTGCCTAGCTgtctctgtgcctctcttACTTCGTTTTCCTCACACAACCTGTGCTTGCCTCCTGGGTGGAACCCTAATTGTCAAGAATGAGATATAAAATGTGAAAAGGTGATGAGCGACAGTACATATTCGTTTCTTGCTTCTGCGTGTCGGGGCGTCACGCTATGCTGAAGCGCTTTGCGCTCGAGATGCTTCCAGAGCTGTGTTATACTCGTTGCTCCGCGATGGTTCATTTTTCActcattctctcttttttttttgcgcgtgtgcgccatcGCATCACCTTAGCGagaccgccgctgctgtacCCCTTTTCgactgccagcgctgctacCCTCTACCACGCGTGCGCCAAGGAGGAACGATGGCCAACGCCTGACTACTACACTAGACGGTACTGCTTTCTCGTTTGTGCACAACTCCGTGGACCCTGCATTTTTCTCCATGCAACCCATGGACAGTGCCACGGTCACTCTCAGCCTTCATGGAGAAGAACAGCcggagagaggtgagcgTTCACGAACGGAGGAGCACAAAaatgcgcgcgcacacacaggcctTTGCTGTCATCTATGCACTGAAACAAGCACAAGAAAAACACGAAAGATGTGCTGCTTGTGGAGCGACACAACACTCTCGCCGACAAAATAGCGTCAAGAataacaaaaaaaaaacgatcaCCGGTGCGATTTGTACTCGAGTTGCGCATGTGGTGACGTGTCCCaggcgcttgtgtgtgtgtgtgggggggggggtacggCTGTATTTCTCTGTGCCGCACGACACTTTGctgcttccttctctctacgGGCATTGCGCTACATTTTCCACGCCTGCGCGAATGCATTTTTAGATGTGCTGCCTCACAGAGACAGCAAAGGCGCAcccgcctgccgctgcgtctttATTGTTTTCATGACTCGTTTGCCCCTTCTGTTTGTAGATTCGGCGTCTTTTTgatgttttcttttcctttgttcTCATCTCATCCTCCAAGGTAATGTTGCATACTTTTCTTGCCAGCCTACGCCAGAGAACCGACCAGAAAGACAAGTGAATTGACTGCAGTCCTGCTGTGTCGCTGGTATTCGTGTGCATCGCTAACCCTTGTATCTTCTGTGTCTTCTGTCGTTCTGTTTGTGCTTGCGTAGTCTCAgcatcgctctccccccGTTCACTGCTGGTAcgccttttctttgctgttgttgctcagTGGACTAAATAAGTGTCTTTCATTTGTGCCACACGactcctttctccctttcccatCACGCGTGCGGCTGCGTTGTTCATTTTTGGTTTACGAAGAGGATGTGCACCTCCGTGTCGTTGGCTGGCggccgttttttttttttctgcctttCCGCCTCGTACTCCCGTCTGactccttttcttctctcttttctacTCATTTCACCGCCTACGCGTGCTTGTGGTTCTCTTCCCGATCTCGTTGCCAGCGCGTGTGGGTGCTGCGGCATCGTTATGGCTTCCT
This genomic interval carries:
- a CDS encoding putative ABC1 transporter, which gives rise to MERLPSAAAPPESSFSPVTGTSDSDVNECSRRNLGVATADVRKDERPCLASAERSSNLSGLSPREGPTSREGGKSNPLQGISAEYVSSCDSKLGLESSYCEYNYTGSCSSTFESGVSLKPCSTVAYHRSSTSVFRPLSDRTTSGVDQLLEMVARSATQLYRRPLGLILEIVVPLLFIATTIALWGIWGDIPHPEASFVSPPNTTVGMLPAPETIGACWNEKAYADHIGSLPPCSTVSYPYTCDGDMTATPFPPESICRNDAVPFVDMTLAYLTSLVGHLSRVPSLDTIITFQMLAQMQLKPLTELGAMAVSNLHPVMSFNAIIASGKVYIVGQLNFTRKLIEHMNAESSLFSFFNDGNVYASVDEVWSAVPAGSMVWAIVELRSSSAQGLDMVLHMNNSALPSLGTTDDLTYPGGVLNDTAEVYIASGFLTLQQTVTEFYLSYYGLYTTSQTQFLASFPHPEYFRTPLLTRSRELLSFVFGVAFLYSVSQQVKRIVLEKELRIREAMLIMGLRQWAIYVSEFVVQLAIFVPTCVLCVVMLKLTYVTKSDPLILFLIFFLFSLTTIPLSGMIAVFFSKSRLASLVTPVIYFILVIPMFAMTNTHGSIVTWLSLLSPTGFTAALNVFLLHESGSGCGAAQMTSSRDSPTLAVVLGMLSADFFIYYALMLYLDAVVPKEWGTPRHPLFFIMDPVRWCFNSKPQRLGGGADGRAEDGVFETSDYSKDCVSFEGIRKEYLRGGRTFVAVNNLYWGMREGEISVLLGHNGAGKTTVLNMMTGMVSADAGDCYIYGSSVRTAKTDVRQQIGYCPQHNILWPELTCRDHLEFFGRIKGLRGWELENAVCRMLYETGLLDKMDQPAKSLSGGMKRRLSLAVAFVGGSRLVFLDEPTAGLDVGARRQTWELLRRMSRARTLLLTTHFMDEADLLGQRIGIMSHGRLKCTGSSLFLKSRLGVGYNIVISVDPELDPAAVDDAVLGTVDGAKPLGRNGCELSYQLPVRSASQFPALLAEIDSVEADGIRGYSLAATTLEEVFLKVSEEDIAGRSEAVSQASVERIWNCEVAPSALWLQFRVSMAKRLWNALRDRKMQCFQIVCPVVCILIAMLLSLVQYRDPQSLTYDYAMFAGKANPVVLTAGCDALWGSEPRPVGYEVNETHFSTSGMLSDYLLDTWYVHDVSRFGGVACNDPEMRGNLSSYVQNVFFVNTSSRHQAAISLATYYDLLAKKSGVEGVYVKHSATLMHKPEPLSGLTFFFMGSLILIPMSFLPSNPVAWVVKERQCGSRHLQNLCGLNFFVYWAANFVFDMAAYFVTMLLCILIFAIFNRQEFIGHDRIGGTLVLFVVYGLTSTVGAYALSFLFKEHSSAQTMVMAVCLVLGFLLNVTVFVLTLREDTTSIADNLRFVFRLIPSYVVGEGIVDLLMFNSIRIIGRAQSVWDMDQLGWPLVYMSVEFPVFWLITLFVDHPAVGQFFDRLRYNPSTEPILAPDEDVDVTEERAGVLNACKHGDCTDVVRVVDLQKRYRNGNVAVKGVTFSIFPGEVFGLLGTNGAGKTTTISMLCQQLLPTGGRAYVCGYDIVEQREEALRCIGYCPQFDATLDLLTVEEQLQLYAGIRGIVRAEWPALVDALCTLCELTMYRQTVTGALSGGNRRKLSVAVALVGGPQVVFLDEPSAGMDPVARRGMWTAIQRAAGHCSVVLTTHHLEEVEALADIVAIMVRGYVRCIGDKVHLKNKFGSAFEVSARLASAKWARCFESFMKAEFPEAVVVEGADRRFVYQLPRDRGFGDVFQTFQANKERLHVTDYSVSQTSIEQVFLRVSETSKHL